A segment of the Coffea arabica cultivar ET-39 chromosome 8c, Coffea Arabica ET-39 HiFi, whole genome shotgun sequence genome:
AGTATTTGGAATAGAGGCATGAAAGATAAATCTTGATTAAAGTTAGCCAAATTGTCAGAGAATCAATTTACTGCCCTTACtgcagtaaattttttttttctttctgtcTGTCTCCATGCAGGGCCTTACTGATTAGAACTATCAAAGCACAAAATTTTTTAGAGACaatttaacaaaatctcctTTCCTTTAAACAGAAGAAATTAATTCATCCTAAAGAAATGTGATATAACgcttgaaaattaaaatcacacacaaaatgGATAGAGCTATAAGGCATTACCACCAACATCAGCCAAACtacaaacttacaaattcaaaacttgaactaattaaaccaaaatttattCTGAATGACTCAAAATGTGAAAATGGAAATCTGGTAAGATGACTAAAAATGCTATTGACCATCAAAAGATATGCCAATATGTCCGTCTTTGGAGGTTACAGTGCCCTATCAAGTTAAGGATCATATAGAGTGGCCAGCAAGCAAAGGTCATTTTTCCTAGTTGTAGCAATTCCAACGCTCTCTATCATGTCTAAGTCGTCAGGGCTCAGGCCATTTGGGAGCCTCCAGTCAAAATGATAGAGCAAAAGAGTTAAAGGAAGCTCAACATTGGCTATACCAAATGATATTCCTGGGCAAATCCTTCTTCCTGAACCAAATGGTAAAAGTTCAAAGTGATTTCCTGTGAAATCAATTGAACTGTTTTCGAATCTCTCTGGCTTGAAACTCTCTGGATCATCCCAATATTCAGGATCTCTTGCGATTGCCCAAGTATTAACAAACAGCCTTGTTTTCACGGGGATGCTATATCCATCTATTTCACATTGCTCCCTGCATTGTTTGGGAACTGATAAAGGGGCAGGAGGATGTAACCTCAAAGTTTCTTTGATCACTAGCTTTAAGTATTGCAACTGCTGTATCTCATTTTCTTCAATGGTCTTCTTTCCCGTAAAAGCTTTCCTTACTTCATTCTGAACCTTGGTCATCACATTTGGATTTTTAATCAGCTCGGACATCGCCCACTCCAATGTAGTGGATGAAGTTTCGGTCCCCCCTAAAAACATGTCCTGCATCAAGTGTTGAATCCTCTTTGTCAGAAAGCAAACATATTAATTAAACTTTAGATCACAAAGCCAAAAATTTGCTAAACTATTGCTTACAAATAGGACTGCTTTGACATTGTTTTTGGTAATTGGAAATTGAAGGTCGCCACTTTCTTTAACTCTTAGTAGAACATCAGTTAGATCTTCGTGGCCGGATTCGCCCATCGCCATCCTTGTTCTTGCTAGGTTGTCAATATGTTGATCAATAATTTTGTCCAAAATGACATCCATCTTATGGTGGACCTTCATCAACTTTGTTTTGGCTGAAAACAAGGGATGAAGAATCTTGAGGGAAGGAAACAAATCAGATATTTCAAAAGCACTTGAAAGGGGCAGTGCCTCCATAACTAACTGTAAGAACGCTTTGTGGTCGTCCTTGCTGACTTTCCCAAATGCTGCTCTGCAAACCATGGAGCTCGTGTATGAGGCCAGTTTCTCCTTTAGattaacaatttttccggcACCAGCCAGAGTTTTGATCGATGACATAAGCTTCAAAGCCTCATCTTGACGAATACAACCAAAAGATCGAACAGTTTTGGGACTCAGGAGTTCCTGTGCACAAATTTTGCGCATTTGTCTCCAGTAGTCACCATATGGAGCAGAAGCAATATCTCCATAGTCATAGCACAGGATCTTGGTTGCTAGAAATTCAGCtcgatttccaaattcaagatCATGAGTTTTTAATACCTCTTTCGCAAGACGGGACGATGATACGACAATTGACGAAACTTCACCAAGctgaaagtgcattagaggtccATGTTTTTTAGATAAATTTCTGAGAGCATGATGGGGTGGGGAACCTATCAAATGATGCAAGTTTCCAATTAAAGGTAGCTTCCATGGAGATGGAGGCAGCTTTTGGGCTGCTTTTGATCCATTCCTTTGCTTGATTAAAGTTGAAATGAAGGCTACCAAAAGAAAGAGAGCAATGAAGTTGAAGGAAAGTTCCATTGTTAGGGGACGATCCGTACTCCACTCACATTACTCCTTTCTGAATTTATCTGGATGGGCAGTTGTTGACCAGAAAGAAAAATAGATTACGTTGTCATATGATAATAAATCGGGTTAACCTTTTATCCGTTTACGGTGCATACGCCAACCAACAGTATTGGATGCATATAATATAGggcaaattaaattttattccCCTAAAATTTAGCACTTTTATAACATAATCCCAAGTAATTTTAAAACAATACATAACGCTTTCATGGTTTGAATTAACATATCAAAATAATGAAATTTGTATTTCATAACTTAGTCAACTAAAATGTAAAAAGTATCTCTATGTaatgttgaaaattatttattaagcaTAAGGGTTAAATGCATTTTACTCCTTTGTAATTTAGcaatttttcacataacccccaatattttcaaaaactatatataactcCATCATAATTTGGACTCAAATGTCAAAGTGACAAAAATGATCCTCTGTAACGGAACCCATGAAAATGTCGAAACTATccttgtttaaaaattaaaataattgaattgaccaaaatatataaacataataggCACGATACTTTAACCCTATATGATTTTACGTTTTATCATATAACCCTTTAATTGTTTAGTGCCGTAACACAAAACCCCCTttatagttttcaaaatatatacataactgTAATGAGAgctagaaagaaaagagaagagggAAGAAGACTTGGGAAATAAGAGATTGAGATTTTATTCAAATGCCAAAAAGTGCCTTCCTCCTCCGAACCTCATGCTTATACACAGCTCAGATCATATCTGGCTGCATGCAAATGATGTCTTGGCTGCCTGCTAACTTGGCAATAACAGACTAACAAACTAACTACAAAAATATTCTCCCTAACTAACTCAACGGACTGCATGGATTGCATGGACTGCATTTCAATCTTTTCTAATGGCTGAGCTAGTCATTACATTACTCCCCCCTTAACCAAATCCTAGTCTCTAGGATTGAAGGGAAAATTCTGGAAACTATGACCTGATGACCGCTGCATCTTCCCAAGTAGCATCATCCTAGTTCAGGTTTTCCCACAAGATCAACACCTGCTCTGTAGCCTAACCTCCCCTCCTTTTACTCCTTCTCTCCAGCACAGCTTGGGGTGCTATCCGTACCTCTCCTTGTTCATTCAGTGTAGGCAGAGAATACTGGACTGGTTCCCCCTTAGTAGAGGGCTTCAACTGAGAGACATGGAACACAGGATGGATGGTTGAACCTGTTGGCAGCTCTAGTTTGTAGGCCACTTGTCCTATCTTCTGCAGTACCTTGAAAGGTCCATAGTACTTAGCAGACAGCTTCAGGTTCCTCCTCAGGGCCACAGAAGTCTGTCTATATGGTTGTAACTTGAGATAGACTAGGTCTCCCACCTCAAAGCTCCTATCAGACCTGAGCCTATCAGCATTCTGTTTCATCCTATTCTGTGCCTTGAGCAAATTATCCCTGAGCATCAAATTCCAGTTTACTCTTTCTGCCATCCAATCATCCAATGCTGCTACCATCGATGCTCCTGGGGTGATGTTGAGTTGTGTATGGGTGTAGCCATACAGAGCTTGAAATGGAGACATCTTCAATGCAGTGTGGAAATTGGTGTTGTACTACTACTCTGCTGCTGCCAGTAGTCTTTTCCATTTGCGAGGTTGTTCAGAGCACATGCACCTCAAGTAGGTCTCTACACACCTGTTCACTCTCTCTGTTTGACCATCAGATTGGGGGTGATAGGCAGTAGAGAAATTTAACTGAGCCCCTAGACTTGAGAATAGCTCCTGCCAAAATATGCTAGTAAATATCCTGTCTCTATGTGACACAATGCTGGAGGGTAAGCCATGCAGTCTGAATATCTGATCCAAGAACACTTGTGCTACACTCTTAGCCGTATAGTGGCTTGTCCCACCTCAAAGCTCCTATCAGACCTGAGCCTATCAGCATTCTGTTTCATCCTGTTCTGTGCCTTGAGCAAATTATCCCTGAGCATCAAATTCCAGTTTACTCTTTCTGCCATCCAATCATCCAATGCTGCTACCATCGATGCTCCTGGGGTGATGTTGAGTTGTGTATGGGTGTAGCCATACAGAGCTTGAAATGGAGACATCTTCAATGCAGTGTGGAAATTGGTGTTGTACTACTACTCTGCTGCTGCCAGTAGTCTTTTCCATTTGCGAGGTTGTTCAGAGCACATGCACCTCAAGTAGGTCTCTACACACCTGTTCACTCTCTCTGTCTGACCATCAGATTGGGGGTGATAGGCAGTAGAGAAATTTAACTGAGCCCCTAGACTTGAGAATAGCTCCTGCCAAAATATGCTAGTAAATATCCTGTCTCTATGTGACACAATGCTGGAGGGTAAGCCATGCAGTCTGAATATCTGATCCAAGAACACTTGTGCTACACTCTTAGCCGTATAGTGGCTTGTTAAAGGGATGAAATGTGCAAATTTGGTGAACCTATCAACCACTACAAACAGTGTATCACACCCCTTAGATTTAGGAAGCCCTTCAATGAAATCCATAGATATGTGCTGCCATGCTTGTTCTGGTACGGATAGGGGCTGTAACAGCCCAGGGGGCTTACAATTCTCTCCCTTATTCCTCTTACATATGTCACAGCCCTGTACAAAGCCTTCTACCTCTCTTTTCATGCCAGGCCAGAAGAAATATGCCTTAGCTCTCTTGTAGGTACCCAGATTTCCTGAGTGTCCTCCAACTGCTGACATGTGCATGCAGGCAATGAGTTGTTGCCTGAGGGAAGTAGAGGCCCCCACATATATCCTTCCCTTGTACCTGATGACCCCACCATTGTAGAAATATTCAGGCATTTCTGTGCCATTGATGGCTAATGCAGTGAACAACTCCTTAGCTTTCTGCTAAGTCAGCGATCCATGCAGGCTTCACCATGGATATGGCATTGAGCTCGTGAGAGTCCTTCCCCCTCCTGGAAAGTGCATCTGCCACTACATTCTCCTttcctctcttgaactaaatCTCATAATCATACCCCATTAGTTTAGTTAACCATTTCTGCTGCAATAGAGTCCAGATCTCCTGCTCCAGCAGGTATTTTAGGCTATGATGATCAGTCCTAATGATGAAGTGAGACCCCagtaggtaatgcctccacctGTTAACAGCAGCAATTAAGGCTAGTAGCTCCTTTTCATAGATAGATAAAGCCTGGTTTCTTGCACCTAATGCCTGACTCATGTAAGCAATGGGTTGTCCTTGCTGCATAATGACAGCCCCAATAGCTTGATTGCTGGCATCTGTCTCCAACACAAAAGGCTTTGAGAAGTCTGGCAATGCCAGAACAAGTGTGTTACTCATAGCCTGTTTGAGTTCAAGAAACGCAGCACTGGCTTCCTTGCTCCAGACAAAACCATCTTTCTTTAAAAGGTCAGTGAGGGGCTTGACTATGGATCCATAGTTCTTGACAAACCTCCTGTAATATCCCGTCAAACCCAAGAACCCCCTTAAGGCCTTGACATCAGTAGATTCCGGCCAGTTCACCATGCACTCTACCTTGGAAGGATCAGCACTCACCCCCTCACCAATAACCACATGCCCcaaatattttatttgattttgccCAAAAGAGCACTTAGTGAGCTTAGCAAAGAGGGTATGAGATCTTAAGGTTTCTAAGACCTGTCTAAGGTGGTGGATATGAGAGTCCATGTCTGGACCATATACATGGAAATCGTCAAAGAAGACCAAGACAAATTTTCTGTGGAAAGGTTCAAACACTGAGTTCATGAGGGCCTGGAATGTAGCTGGAGCATTGGTAAGCCCAAATGGCATGTCTAGAAATTCGTAGAGCCCACAGTGAGTTTTGAAAGCTGTCTTAGGAATATCCAAGGGGTTCATGCAAATCTGGTGGTAACCAGATCTTAGATCAATCTTGGAGAAGACTTTAGCTCCATGAAGTTCATCCAAAATATCATCTATAATGGGGATTGGAAATTTATCTTTAATGGTTAGGAAGTTAAGTTGCCTATAGTCTATACAAAATCTccagctaccatctttctttcTTACCAGTAGGACAGGTGAAGCAAAGGGGCTGTGACTAGGTTGGATTATGCCACTGTGCAGCATCTCCTTGACTTGTTTTTCTATCTCAGTTTTCTGGACATGGGGATATCGATAAGGAGCTAATTTGAATGGTTTTGCATCAGCTTTCAAGGGGATTTGATGGTCAAATGATCTTTTTGGGGGTAATTGTTTAGGCTCACTAAACACATCCTGGAACTCAATCAACATAGGTTCTAGAATATTTGGAGTAGTGTTTACCTGTGACTGAGCTTACTGATTGTGCAGGCCTGCACAGCTTGCTGGAGTTTCTTCCTCATGTATCTTTTGGCCCCCTCTCCCTGAGTCATCCTGGTGTTTGCAGTACCCTCATCCCCTCGCAGTGTCACCATGTCACCATCCTTACTGAAAGAGACCTGCAGTTGCTTAAAATCAAATGTTAGGGGGTTGTAGGCTTTCATCCAGTCCACCCCTATGATCAGATCATAGGGCTCCAAGTCTAACAGGTACACACTATGGCAAAATTTCTGTCCCTGCATGCTCCATTGGAAATTGGGTATCCACTGACTGCAGCAAAGTTCCTGACCATCAGCAATTTTGACTTTGAAGGGTTTGTGTTGCCGGATAAGCTCCTGCCACCTTTGTGCAACTGTCTTCTTAAGGAAACAATTAGAACTACCTCCATCCAATAGAATAGAAATTTCAGAATCTCTAGCCTTCCCTAACAACCTAATGGTGCTAGAGAGCAGATTCCCTGTGAGAGAATGTAAGGATAGTTCGACCTCCTGTTTGTTCCCACTACCCATGTATTCTATCACCTCCTCCTCATCTACCCTATCTTCTAATTCAGTAGCAATAATCATGTGTATCCCCTTGTCCTTACACACATGAACTGGTCCAAACTTTGCTCCACATTTAAAGCACAAATGGTTGTCCTTCCTGTATTGGAACTCAGTGGGGGTGATTCTCTTGTATGGTTGAGAAACAGGACCTTGCTTTGTGGAATCTCCCTTGCTGACTGTTGCTGCCCTGGCCACAGGTGGTCTGTGTGCAGACATTCCTCCACTGGAACTCGTCTGTGAAGGAGGAAAGAGCCTGTTAGATGCCTTGCTCTTCTTGAAAATTACCTCAAGTGCCTTTTCCTGCCATCTTGCGACCTCGAAGGCTTCTTGTAGGGTCTAAGGTTTGTGCATTTTGACCAGTACCTTGAGCTCCTCCTGTAATCCACTCAGATAGCTGGAAACAAAATAACTCTCACTCAACCCCGGATTCTTGAGCAGTACTATGGCTCTCAATTCCTCAAACTTCTCCTGATAAGCCATTACTGTGGAGGATTGCTGCAGTTTGTTGAATTCCTCGACTCCATCCTCATCCCCTAGGTCTCCGAATTTATGACTCGCTCCTTTCTTGAACTCTTCCCATCCGAATGTCCTCTTATCCTGTTTGAAACTTTGGAACCAGACATTTGCCCTCCCTTCCAAGTGCATTCCTGCAATCAGTATCTTCTGCGAATCCAATATGCCATACAGATGGAAGAAAGTCTCACATTTCTGGATCCAATCCCTTACCTGCTCTCCTGTGAACCTGGGGAACTCTAGCTTGGGCACCCCTGGGATGAAAGTATTTCGTTCTCCTCTTTCTTGATGCACTTGCCCTGGCCTGGAGTTGCCTTGCAGGGAACTTGTAGGGGTGGCTAGGAGTCTTCTTTCTTGTTGTGGATTCCTGTTGATCTCTCCAATCTACGCCGAAATGCCAGCTACTAGAGCCTTAAACTTTGTGGAGTTGGCCAGCATCTTCTCCTCCATGGATTTCAGAGCCTCGCTGGTAGACTCCATGAATGTCTGCAACTTAGCTTCCTGCTTTCGGACCTGCTCCTTGATTGTTTTAAGGCATGTTCCTTCTGCCATGGCTGTGAATCAAGCTCCCGAATCCAAGGATCGGAAGCTCTAATACCACTGTAATGAGAgctagaaagaaaagagaagagggAAGAAGACTTGGGAAAGAAGAGATTGAGATTTTATTCAAATGCCAAAAAGTGCCTTCCTCCTCCGGACCTCATGCTTATATACAGCTCAGATCATATCTGGCTGCATGCAAATGATGTCTTGGTTGCCTGCTGACTTGGCAATAACAGACTAACAAACTAACTACAAGAATATTCTCCCTAACTAACTCAACGGACTCCATGGATTGCATGGACTGCATTTCAATCTTTTCTAATGGCTGAGCTAGTCATTACAATAACCATCCGTGGTTAATAAATAACTTGCAACTTTACATAGATATACTTTTAACATTTTCATTGACTCCGTTATGGAATATAGATTCCATCATTTTGGCACTTAATAAAACCATC
Coding sequences within it:
- the LOC113706656 gene encoding premnaspirodiene oxygenase-like; this encodes MELSFNFIALFLLVAFISTLIKQRNGSKAAQKLPPSPWKLPLIGNLHHLIGSPPHHALRNLSKKHGPLMHFQLGEVSSIVVSSSRLAKEVLKTHDLEFGNRAEFLATKILCYDYGDIASAPYGDYWRQMRKICAQELLSPKTVRSFGCIRQDEALKLMSSIKTLAGAGKIVNLKEKLASYTSSMVCRAAFGKVSKDDHKAFLQLVMEALPLSSAFEISDLFPSLKILHPLFSAKTKLMKVHHKMDVILDKIIDQHIDNLARTRMAMGESGHEDLTDVLLRVKESGDLQFPITKNNVKAVLFDMFLGGTETSSTTLEWAMSELIKNPNVMTKVQNEVRKAFTGKKTIEENEIQQLQYLKLVIKETLRLHPPAPLSVPKQCREQCEIDGYSIPVKTRLFVNTWAIARDPEYWDDPESFKPERFENSSIDFTGNHFELLPFGSGRRICPGISFGIANVELPLTLLLYHFDWRLPNGLSPDDLDMIESVGIATTRKNDLCLLATLYDP
- the LOC140013483 gene encoding uncharacterized protein, whose product is MVAALDDWMAERVNWNLMLRDNLLKAQNRMKQNADRLRSDRSFEVGDLVYLKLQPYRQTSVALRRNLKLSAKYYGPFKVLQKIGQVAYKLELPTGSTIHPVFHVSQLKPSTKGEPVQYSLPTLNEQGEVRIAPQAVLERRSKRRGG